A genomic segment from Nicotiana sylvestris chromosome 1, ASM39365v2, whole genome shotgun sequence encodes:
- the LOC104248904 gene encoding protein PROTON GRADIENT REGULATION 5, chloroplastic, translating into MATTTTSISATTSFSSSIGGEDYGILARKVPMNVRMGKPVRSRPMMGNVNDGKGLFAPIVVVTRNIVGKKRFNQLRGKAIALHSQVITEFCKSIGADQKQRQGLIRLAKKNGERLGFLA; encoded by the exons aTGGCAACAACTACAACTTCAATTTCAGCTActacttctttttcttcatctattggtGGTGAAGATTATGGCATTCTTGCTAGGAAAGTGCCAATGAACGTACGTATGGGAAAACCAGTGAGATCAAGGCCAATGATGGGGAATGTTAATGATGGGAAAGGATTATTTGCTCCTATTGTTGTTGTCACTAGGAATATTGTTGGCAAGAAACGTTTCAATCAGCTTAGGGGCAAAGCTATTGCTTTACACTCTCAG GTAATCACAGAGTTCTGCAAATCAATAGGAGCAGATCAGAAGCAAAGGCAAGGATTGATCCGACTAGCAAAGAAGAATGGTGAAAGACTTGGATTTCTTGCTTGA